The following nucleotide sequence is from Paenibacillus odorifer.
TGTTTGACTAAAATCATAGTTCGCCTCTTGCAAGAGCTGTTTAGCCTTATCAGGATCATAAGGTGTTAGTGTCAAACCGCTGTCAAAGTAAGGATGAATGGAAGTGTATGGAGCATCAATAACTTTGCCATAACCACGCAGCAGATTCTTCGTAATCAGTTCTCTATTAAATGCCAGCACAATAGCTTGACGAACGCGGGCATCTGAAATTCTTTTGGTATTCATGAATAAAGACTGAATGCTCAAAGGTTTACCAGTGACAACACGCACGTTATCCATCGCTTCGACAGTTGCATAATCTTCAGGAGCTATATTCCCTTTGCTTGGGTAATTCATATTCAGTTCACCGCTCTTGAGCTGGGCCACAATATTGGCGGAAGGTAATATTTTTATGAACAGCGAATCGATTTTGGGTGCACCCAGGAAATAATCCGGATTGGCCGCCAGTTCAAAATATTGATCCTTTGCATTCTCCTTAAGACTGAAGGCACCATAGGATACCGTTGGATTGATCATGTATGGATCTTTGTTAACCTCTGCAGGATTCACATCTTTCAAAATGTGCTCCGGTACCGCCCGAAGATTGATCCCGATTTTCTCCAGAAATAAATTGGTATCTACAGCATTTTTCATATGAAAAATAAGGGTATGATCATCCGATTTTTCAACAGCTTGATCAATAGAGGCCCCGGCCTCTAACTTCCCCTTGTCGTCCATACCCTGTAATAAATTAAAGCCTTGGCCGGACGCTGCAATAACATTTGTGTCTGCTATTAACTTGGCCGAAAAAAGCACATCATCAGCAGTCAATGCTTCACCATCAGTCCATTTGGCATTTTCCCTTAAGTTCACTGTGAAGTTTTGATGATCTGTGGTATTTACCTCTTCTGCAAGCATCATATCAAATGACAACTCTTCATTAGGCAATACAAGAGGAGGAAAGATAATATCGGCAATTAATGGATCATCCATTGAGTTAATCGGATTAGCACCGGCAATGGTATTGGTAATTCCAACAGTAATGATTTTTGAACCAGCACTCGTTGACTTAGCCCCACTCGTGTTCGTTCCAGTTTCACTATTTTGTGTATTGGCAGAAGTACCACAAGCAGATAATAATAAGACCATTGTTAAACCGATAAGTACTTTCGCTCTTTTCATTAGATGTCCCCCACATTAATCATTTTTTCTGTGATTCATACCAGTTCTGAATAATAGCTAGCGTAAGACGGGCGGTATTGACGACATTGGATACACTTACGTTCTCCTGGAACGTGTGGATTTGGCGAAATCCATTCCCAAGGGTAATGCACTTTAAACCAATCTCATTTAATGCATTGGTATCTGCTCCACCTAATGTTCTGGTGATATCAGGCACAACACCTATTTGAACCGCAGATGTAATAGCCGTTTTCGCAATAAAATCATCCTCTTCAATTTTGAAGCCTACATAGCGGTCATCTATTGACACTTTAGCGCCACCACCGTGACTTTTTGCCGCCTGTTCAACCGCCTCTTTCATGCGCTTCAGTTGCTCTGACAGATCCGTTCTATTGAATGAACGAACTTCCCCTATCATTTCTACAGTTCCGGGAACAATTGACGTCATATCACCCCCTCGCAAAATTCCAATGTTGGCATTCGTTTCGCTATTGATAATGCCCAGCTTCATCGCCTTTAGGCCATCAGCTGCGATCACCAAAGCATTAACAGCCTCTGGATTTAGTACAAAATGTCCGGATTGGGGTTCACCCGTTTCGATATCAAAGTGTATCCGCGTGCTGTTACCTCCCTGCAAGATAATTTGTCCAACATCACCGTTACAGTCAAAAACATACCCTTCCTTGCTTATTACTTTAGTGATATCTAAAGCATGTGCCCCTTTTAAACCTCTCTGCTCGCTCACAGTTAGGATTAACTCAATAGGACCACAAGATATTCCATTCTCTTGTATGGTATTAATAGCCTCAAGATAACCAGCTATAGCACAACGATCATCTGCGCCAAGGATGGTTGTGCCATCCGAATAGATAACTCCGTCCTTGATCACAGGCTGCAATCCTTTTGTCGACCAAACAGTATCCATATGAGCTGAGAAAAATAACGGCGGAATGGACGAATCCGTGCCCTCCCAGTAAGCGATAAGATTCCCGCATTCACCACCAATTTCTTTATGCGCCTCATCGATTTGAAAAGTAAAACCCTTCTGACCCAAAGCCTCAATCAAATAATCAGCCATTGGTTGTTCAAATTGGCTAGGCGCATCAACTTTGCAAATCTCAAAAAAGTCTTCAATTAAACGCTTCTCGTTCACACTAAAAATAGTACGACTCATCTCCATCTCTCCCTCTCACATCTCTTATTTTGCATTTCTTGGATCAAGGGCATCTCTAAGCCCATCTCCTATAAAATTCACAGCCAGCACAGTGAGCAATATAGTAATGCCCGGCGGCAACCAAAGCCATTGCTGATGAAGCAGAACACTAATCGATTGCGCATCCATGAGCATATTCCCTAAGCTGGCTGCGGGTGGTTGTATTCCCATGCCCAGAAAACTCAAAGCAGATTCTGTCATGATCGCTCCAGCGACACCAAAAGTCGCATTCACAATAATAGGGCCCAGCGCGTTCGGAATAACATGCCGGAATAATATCCTCGTAGGGCTTAATCCCAAAGCAACTCCCGCCTTGACAAAATCCCTTTCTTTCAGGGAAAGCACACTTCCTCTAGCGATTCTGGCTACCCCTGCCCAAGAAAACGCTGATAGGACAAAAATGATCGTGCCCATGTTTGGGGTAAGAATACTTACTGTAACAAGGATAATAATCAGTTGTGGGAAAGATAAGAAAACATCTGTAATTCTCATAATAACCATATCTACTTTGCCGCCAAGAAAACCCGCTATCGAACCCACAATAGTGCCAACCACTACAAAAATAGCTACAGAACAGACGCCAATTAATAGAGAGACCCGTGTTGCGTAGATTAAGCGGCTAAACACATCTCTCCCCAGTGAGTCCGTACCCAACCAATGATCCATAGACGGACCTTCATTAAAACTAGTGCTTAAAGCACTTTGGCTGTAAGGTGCAATGAATGGAGCGAGGAGAGCAATAAGCGCCATGACTACAAAAAAGCCAAATCCAACCACGGCCATGCGATGTTTACGAAAAATACGTAATGAATTCCGGAATACATTGTCAGGAACACTAATTGATACTTTTGCTACCTCTTCCACATGTCCAATTCCTCTCTAGTTATATTTAATTCGCGGGTCAACAACAGAGTATAGAATATCCGTTATTAAATTCGCCGCCAGCATAACTATCGCAGCTAGTATACTGATGCCCATAATGACCGGATAATCTCTGGACAGGATAGACTGAATGGTGAGTTGCCCTAGCCCCGGCCATTGAAATACCTGCTCAGTTACTGCCGCCCCGCCTAAAAGCTCACCTACAGATAACCCCACTAATGTAAGGATAGGAATAAGCCCATTACGCAAAGCATGCTTTCCAATCACAAAAAACTCTTTCAACCCTTTCGCACGAGCAGTACGCATATAATCTTGTCCAAGAATCTCAATCATGCTGGAGCGTACATACCGGGTCACCGTTGATGCAGTTCCGATAGATAGAATACAGGCAGGCAAGATTAAATGATTAATAATATCCCATGCTCCTCCGCTGTTCCCTAACGTTTTCATTCCTCCGCTGGGCAGGAGATTGAGTTGTAGTGCAAAAATAAATATAGCTACTAAGCCTAAGAAAAAGGTTGGGATTGAGAAGCCCAAGAAGGAAAATCCGGTTGAACAGTAATCCACGATTGTATTACGTTTGATTGCACTGATAATACCAAGCGGTAATGCGATCAGTAGCCCGATGATTAGCGCACTTCCGGTCAAGAGCAGCGTCGGTAAGATCCGCTCTCCAATCAGTTGAATC
It contains:
- a CDS encoding ABC transporter substrate-binding protein, with amino-acid sequence MKRAKVLIGLTMVLLLSACGTSANTQNSETGTNTSGAKSTSAGSKIITVGITNTIAGANPINSMDDPLIADIIFPPLVLPNEELSFDMMLAEEVNTTDHQNFTVNLRENAKWTDGEALTADDVLFSAKLIADTNVIAASGQGFNLLQGMDDKGKLEAGASIDQAVEKSDDHTLIFHMKNAVDTNLFLEKIGINLRAVPEHILKDVNPAEVNKDPYMINPTVSYGAFSLKENAKDQYFELAANPDYFLGAPKIDSLFIKILPSANIVAQLKSGELNMNYPSKGNIAPEDYATVEAMDNVRVVTGKPLSIQSLFMNTKRISDARVRQAIVLAFNRELITKNLLRGYGKVIDAPYTSIHPYFDSGLTLTPYDPDKAKQLLQEANYDFSQTLSLVVPTGNKVREQAADILAENLKDIGVKVKVDKFDFVTAANKASVEHDFDLAMFGSTITIDPDISGTYASGALYNFGEYSNPEIDDLLRKGAAETDSAKRKEIYYTIQQILVRDMPSVTIYEQNTFNAVSKNVLVGEPKAIGMMNNVNEWDIAE
- a CDS encoding M20/M25/M40 family metallo-hydrolase — protein: MSRTIFSVNEKRLIEDFFEICKVDAPSQFEQPMADYLIEALGQKGFTFQIDEAHKEIGGECGNLIAYWEGTDSSIPPLFFSAHMDTVWSTKGLQPVIKDGVIYSDGTTILGADDRCAIAGYLEAINTIQENGISCGPIELILTVSEQRGLKGAHALDITKVISKEGYVFDCNGDVGQIILQGGNSTRIHFDIETGEPQSGHFVLNPEAVNALVIAADGLKAMKLGIINSETNANIGILRGGDMTSIVPGTVEMIGEVRSFNRTDLSEQLKRMKEAVEQAAKSHGGGAKVSIDDRYVGFKIEEDDFIAKTAITSAVQIGVVPDITRTLGGADTNALNEIGLKCITLGNGFRQIHTFQENVSVSNVVNTARLTLAIIQNWYESQKK
- the opp4C gene encoding oligopeptide ABC transporter permease, which produces MEEVAKVSISVPDNVFRNSLRIFRKHRMAVVGFGFFVVMALIALLAPFIAPYSQSALSTSFNEGPSMDHWLGTDSLGRDVFSRLIYATRVSLLIGVCSVAIFVVVGTIVGSIAGFLGGKVDMVIMRITDVFLSFPQLIIILVTVSILTPNMGTIIFVLSAFSWAGVARIARGSVLSLKERDFVKAGVALGLSPTRILFRHVIPNALGPIIVNATFGVAGAIMTESALSFLGMGIQPPAASLGNMLMDAQSISVLLHQQWLWLPPGITILLTVLAVNFIGDGLRDALDPRNAK
- a CDS encoding ABC transporter permease, yielding MINYIIRRLLISVPVLFGVTLINYFIIQMAPGSPADMYISPQLSAENIANLKDQMGLNDPVWLQYFKWLGQLFQGNLGYSLKTNEPVIQLIGERILPTLLLTGSALIIGLLIALPLGIISAIKRNTIVDYCSTGFSFLGFSIPTFFLGLVAIFIFALQLNLLPSGGMKTLGNSGGAWDIINHLILPACILSIGTASTVTRYVRSSMIEILGQDYMRTARAKGLKEFFVIGKHALRNGLIPILTLVGLSVGELLGGAAVTEQVFQWPGLGQLTIQSILSRDYPVIMGISILAAIVMLAANLITDILYSVVDPRIKYN